In Rutidosis leptorrhynchoides isolate AG116_Rl617_1_P2 chromosome 2, CSIRO_AGI_Rlap_v1, whole genome shotgun sequence, one genomic interval encodes:
- the LOC139890511 gene encoding uncharacterized protein, translating to MTKRSNLEISTQDQETKPKKSIPQKQPTVINFSRFTLTPNFTPPISGMQRAKDQQNTRSVKPITIHVLAQSGDLSGVQKRLRENPSLINDRNPVMANTPLHVAAGHNSAEVVKYLLNLTGPETVELEAKNMYGETPLHMAAKNGCNEVAELLLSHGASTEAKANNGMTPLHLSVWHSLRAEDSSTVKTLLEHNADCSAKDDEGMTPLNHLSQGPGNEKLQALLKSHLEEQIKRRAIEACTETKAKMDELEQELSKLVGLNDLKLQLRKWAKGMLLDERRRALGLKVGTRKPPHMAFLGNPGTGKTMVARILGKLLFMVGILPTDKVTEVQRTDLVGEFVGHTGPKTRKVVKEAEGGILFVDEAYRLIPMQKSDDKDYGLEALEEIMSVMDSGKVVVIFAGYSEPMKRVISSNEGFCRRVTKFFTFDDFSTSDLADILHLKMNNQTEGSILYGFKLHPSCTLKTVADLIQTETSEKQRKELNGGLIDPLLVNARENLDLRLSFECMDTEELSTIALEDLQGGLRSFSK from the exons ATGACGAAAAGATCAAATCTTGAAATATCAACACAAGATCAAGAAACAAAACCCAAAAAATCAATTCCACAAAAGCAACCTACTGTTATCAATTTTTCACGATTTACATTAACCCCTAATTTCACTCCCCCAATTTCTGGGATGCAAAGGGCTAAAGATCAACAGAATACAAGATCTGTAAAACCGATTACGATTCATGTCCTCGCTCAATCCGGCGATCTTTCCGGCGTTCAGAAACGTCTCCGAGAGAATCCTTCGCTGATCAATGATCGGAACCCTGTT ATGGCAAATACACCCCTTCATGTTGCTGCAGGTCATAACAGTGCTGAAGTGGTCAAGTATCTCTTGAACTTGACTGGGCCCGAAACCGTTGAATTGGAAGCAAAGAACATG TATGGAGAAACTCCATTGCATATGGCTGCTAAAAACGGATGTAATGAAGTTGCAGAGCTTCTTCTCTCTCATGGTGCTTCTACTGAAGCCAAAGCAAAT AACGGAATGACTCCATTGCACCTTTCTGTTTGGCACTCTCTTAGAGCAGAGGACAGTTCGACTGTGAAGACATTGCTAGAGCATAACGCTGACTGTAGTGCCAAAGATGAT GAAGGTATGACTCCATTGAATCATCTATCACAAGGACCTGGAAACGAGAAGTTGCAAGCTCTTCTTAAGTCCCACTTGGAAGAGCAGATAAAGCGTAGAGCAATTGAAGCATGTACTGAAACAAAAGCTAAAATGGATGAGCTTGAACAAGAATTATCAAAGTTGGTGGGACTTAATGACCTTAAGTTGCAACTTAGGAAATGGGCTAAAGGGATGCTATTAGATGAAAGGCGAAGGGCCCTCGGTTTAAAAGTAGGAACCCGTAAACCACCTCACATGGCCTTCCTTGGCAACCCCGGAACAG GTAAAACAATGGTAGCTCGTATCCTTGGAAAATTACTCTTCATGGTTGGAATTTTACCTACCGATAAGGTCACTGAGGTACAAAGAACTGATTTAGTTGGAGAATTTGTTGGTCATACTGGACCCAAGACTAGGAAAGTG GTAAAGGAAGCTGAAGGTGGGATTTTGTTTGTGGATGAAGCGTATCGGTTAATACCTATGCAAAAATCAGATGATAAAGACTACGGTTTGGAAGCTCTTGAAGAGATTATGTCAGTTATGGATTCTGGTAAAGTAGTTGTTATCTTTGCTGGCTACAGCGAACCAATGAAGCGTGTAATCTCTTCCAATGAAGGTTTCTGTAGAAGAGTGACCAAATTTTTCACCTTTGATGACTTTAGTACTAGTGATTTAGCAGATATTCTTCATCTGAAAATGAATAACCAAACTGAAGGCAGTATATTATATGGGTTCAAATTGCATCCTTCATGTACACTTAAAACTGTGGCTGATTTGATACAGACAGAAACTAGTGAGAAACAGAGGAAGGAGCTGAATGGGGGTTTGATTGATCCTTTGTTAGTTAACGCTCGAGAGAATCTGGATTTGAGACTTAGTTTTGAATGTATGGACACCGAGGAATTGTCAACAATCGCATTAGAAGATTTACAAGGCGGGCTTAGGTCGTTTTCAAAATGA